The following are encoded in a window of Thermomicrobiales bacterium genomic DNA:
- a CDS encoding D-cysteine desulfhydrase family protein yields the protein MGLSAHPRFRLAALPTPLQFAPRLTAELGGPKIYLKRDDLTGLAMGGNKTRKLEYLVADALANGATHLITVGAAQSNHARQTAAAARMAGLECHLVLNAATPEPDVQGNLLLDKLLDAKVHIVTDGSQRQAKVDEVAADLADNGGVPYPIPVGGSNGIGALGYVAAMLELAEQLWSNDLSPKAMYFAAGSGGTQGGIVVGAHQHGLDFALNGVLVEGNSADGIARAEEVAGWAASELGVTTPPHDAFIADDGHVGEGYGIPTNEGIEAISMLARTEAVLLDPVYTSKAFAGMVADIRAGVYTPDDSIIFLHTGGSPALFAQRDLLKSVLS from the coding sequence ATGGGGCTTTCTGCACATCCGCGCTTTCGGCTGGCGGCTCTACCAACGCCGCTGCAATTCGCCCCGCGGCTGACAGCCGAGTTGGGCGGTCCGAAGATCTACCTGAAGCGGGACGACTTGACCGGCCTGGCAATGGGAGGCAACAAGACACGCAAGCTCGAATACCTTGTTGCCGACGCGCTGGCGAACGGTGCCACGCATCTCATCACCGTCGGCGCTGCACAGTCGAATCACGCCCGTCAGACAGCCGCTGCCGCGCGCATGGCTGGTCTCGAATGCCATCTCGTGCTGAATGCGGCGACGCCGGAGCCGGACGTGCAGGGCAATTTGCTCCTCGACAAGCTGCTCGACGCAAAGGTTCACATCGTCACTGACGGCTCCCAGCGCCAGGCGAAGGTCGACGAGGTTGCGGCCGATCTGGCCGACAACGGCGGTGTCCCCTATCCGATTCCAGTCGGGGGCTCGAACGGTATTGGCGCTCTGGGATATGTCGCGGCCATGCTTGAGCTTGCCGAGCAACTCTGGTCGAACGACCTGTCGCCAAAGGCAATGTACTTCGCTGCTGGTTCTGGCGGCACCCAGGGTGGCATTGTCGTGGGCGCACATCAACACGGCCTCGACTTCGCGCTGAATGGTGTTCTCGTCGAAGGTAACAGCGCTGACGGCATCGCTCGCGCCGAGGAAGTCGCGGGTTGGGCAGCCAGTGAGCTTGGCGTCACCACGCCACCACATGATGCGTTCATTGCCGACGACGGTCATGTCGGCGAGGGTTACGGTATCCCGACTAACGAAGGTATCGAAGCGATCAGTATGCTCGCACGAACCGAGGCCGTGCTCCTCGATCCGGTCTACACGTCGAAGGCGTTTGCCGGCATGGTTGCCGACATCCGCGCCGGTGTCTACACGCCGGACGACAGCATCATCTTCCTGCATACCGGCGGTTCGCCGGCGCTCTTCGCGCAGCGCGATCTCCTCAAGTCAGTATTGAGCTAG
- the priA gene encoding primosomal protein N': MNACSIQPPTPFAEVAPNSRLSDRRATLTYRVPQSLDEDIDVGQLIWVPLRKKLVLGIVVERHGRPVNEERLRPIHAPVEPSFCLTPLQWQLAVWIAEETVCTLFEAASVMLPPGVGSRAVEYLSLRHEPSDDDLARLTAAQRRLVAFLTAEGEVPLERAQRSQGSSLSTIIPALEAAGILQRIAKVRHRPEPRPRVVEQIRLIPDGPRPPDSAPRQVEAMDWLLPRLRVRPDLAMPLDSVLQISGISRATLRTLAQRGSVVIEPLQEDVATPQRGSSSIHLTNEQAAAWDRIRPHLAPGAEPHTILLHGVTGSGKTELYLRAAATCLANGRSALVLVPEIGLSSQIAARFRSRFGDQALILHSALTDRERATNWRRAGDVEPVVVIGPRSALFAPSRDVGLIVLDEEHDSSYKQDSVPRYHARAVAEQLASAHRALLILGSATPDVETYYRSERSGWSRVDLRERVGQRIIGDDGQMVARPIALPTTEIVDMRAELRANNPSIFSRRLLEVMHERLARREQVILFLNRRGMSTIVQCRSCGTVTQCPYCDIPLVYHRTVGRVICHRCGHRESTPQRCPECGSDAIGYFGTGTQRIESEIQQVMPDARVLRWDQDALRGDVTHETLMRSVVGHEVDIIVGTQMVSKGLDFPDVTAVGVINADTYLYLPDIRAAERTFQMLTQVSGRAGRRASGGEVVLQTYSPAHYAITTAAAHDYAAFYREEIAFRARHGYPPFKRLARLVIRHTDETRARNEAEAVAGHLERTILARPDLQGIDIVGPAPAFSARVRSQYGWQIVVRGGPLPTLLGDLNLHPGWLIDVDPLNLL; encoded by the coding sequence ATGAACGCATGTTCTATTCAGCCGCCAACGCCGTTTGCTGAAGTCGCGCCAAATTCGCGGCTTTCGGATCGACGTGCCACGCTCACCTATCGCGTGCCGCAGTCGCTGGATGAGGATATCGACGTCGGGCAGTTGATCTGGGTGCCGCTGCGCAAGAAGCTCGTCCTCGGCATCGTCGTCGAGCGTCACGGGCGACCCGTCAACGAAGAACGCCTGCGACCGATCCATGCACCTGTCGAGCCGTCCTTCTGCCTGACGCCGCTGCAATGGCAGCTGGCGGTCTGGATCGCTGAGGAGACCGTCTGCACACTCTTTGAGGCTGCCTCGGTCATGTTGCCACCCGGAGTCGGTTCGCGGGCCGTTGAGTACCTTTCGTTGCGCCACGAGCCATCTGACGATGATCTGGCGCGGCTGACGGCGGCTCAACGGCGGCTCGTCGCATTCCTGACAGCTGAGGGTGAGGTGCCGCTCGAACGCGCACAGCGCTCACAAGGCTCATCGCTCTCGACGATTATCCCGGCGCTCGAAGCAGCCGGCATCCTGCAGCGCATCGCGAAAGTGCGTCATCGCCCCGAACCACGGCCACGCGTCGTCGAGCAGATCCGTCTGATCCCGGACGGACCGCGGCCCCCTGACAGCGCGCCGCGGCAGGTCGAGGCGATGGATTGGCTGCTGCCGCGACTACGCGTGCGCCCGGACCTGGCGATGCCGCTCGATTCGGTATTGCAGATCTCTGGCATCAGTCGGGCGACGCTTCGTACATTGGCTCAACGCGGTTCGGTCGTGATCGAGCCGCTGCAAGAAGATGTGGCGACTCCGCAGCGTGGCTCCTCGTCGATTCATCTGACCAACGAGCAAGCTGCGGCCTGGGATCGCATTCGGCCGCATCTCGCGCCCGGCGCAGAGCCGCACACAATCCTGCTGCACGGTGTCACTGGCAGCGGCAAGACGGAACTCTATCTTCGCGCGGCAGCAACGTGTCTCGCCAATGGTCGTTCGGCGCTCGTGCTCGTCCCCGAGATCGGACTCAGCAGTCAGATCGCTGCCAGGTTCCGCTCGCGGTTCGGCGACCAGGCGTTGATCCTGCACTCAGCGCTCACCGACCGCGAACGCGCCACCAACTGGCGGCGCGCCGGAGACGTCGAGCCAGTCGTCGTCATCGGCCCTCGCTCAGCCCTGTTCGCTCCGTCGCGCGATGTCGGCCTGATCGTCCTCGACGAGGAGCACGATAGCTCCTACAAGCAGGACTCCGTTCCGCGCTACCACGCACGCGCAGTCGCCGAGCAGCTGGCGAGTGCGCACCGGGCGCTGCTCATCCTTGGTAGCGCAACGCCAGATGTCGAGACGTACTATCGATCGGAGCGATCTGGCTGGTCGCGTGTTGATCTGCGTGAACGTGTCGGGCAGCGGATCATCGGCGACGACGGCCAGATGGTGGCGCGGCCTATCGCACTGCCAACAACCGAGATCGTCGACATGCGTGCAGAGCTCCGCGCCAACAATCCGTCGATCTTCAGCCGCCGCCTGCTGGAGGTCATGCACGAACGACTGGCGAGACGCGAGCAGGTCATCCTGTTTCTCAACCGGCGAGGCATGTCAACGATCGTGCAGTGCCGTTCCTGCGGAACCGTGACGCAATGCCCGTACTGCGACATCCCGCTCGTCTACCACCGCACTGTCGGGCGGGTCATCTGCCATCGCTGCGGTCACCGCGAATCGACTCCGCAGCGTTGCCCCGAGTGTGGCAGCGACGCGATTGGGTACTTCGGGACAGGGACGCAGCGGATCGAGAGCGAAATCCAGCAGGTTATGCCCGACGCCCGTGTGCTGCGATGGGACCAGGACGCGCTACGTGGCGATGTCACGCACGAAACCCTCATGCGCAGTGTCGTAGGGCACGAAGTCGATATTATCGTCGGTACGCAGATGGTTTCGAAGGGACTCGACTTCCCTGATGTCACCGCAGTCGGCGTCATCAATGCCGATACCTACCTGTATCTGCCAGACATCCGCGCGGCAGAACGCACATTCCAGATGCTGACACAGGTATCGGGCCGCGCCGGCCGCCGGGCATCCGGCGGCGAGGTCGTCCTGCAAACCTACTCCCCGGCGCACTATGCGATCACGACTGCGGCGGCACACGACTACGCCGCGTTCTATCGCGAGGAAATCGCCTTCCGCGCGCGCCACGGCTATCCGCCGTTCAAGCGTCTGGCTCGCCTCGTCATCCGCCACACCGACGAAACCCGGGCGCGCAACGAGGCCGAAGCTGTCGCAGGGCATCTGGAGCGGACCATCCTCGCCCGGCCAGACTTGCAGGGGATCGACATTGTCGGGCCTGCGCCGGCGTTCTCGGCGCGGGTCCGCAGCCAGTACGGTTGGCAGATCGTCGTTCGCGGAGGGCCGCTGCCGACGCTGCTCGGTGATCTGAATCTGCATCCCGGCTGGCTGATCGATGTCGATCCGCTCAACCTGCTCTGA